One genomic window of Oscillospiraceae bacterium includes the following:
- a CDS encoding desulfoferrodoxin, which translates to MTTPLVFFRCAHCNTVAWKLYDGRAPLVCCGEPMSELAPNTTDAAQEKHVPVVTRADGRLTVTVGSVTHPMEEKHFIGFVAVLSGAQVSLRFLSPGDTPSFTLSDEHCDAVYAWCNLHGLWKAQL; encoded by the coding sequence TTGACAACACCCCTTGTCTTCTTCCGCTGCGCCCACTGCAACACGGTGGCCTGGAAGCTGTACGACGGGCGCGCACCCCTGGTCTGCTGCGGCGAACCCATGTCCGAACTGGCTCCAAACACCACCGACGCGGCGCAGGAGAAGCATGTCCCCGTGGTGACGCGCGCGGACGGCCGGCTGACCGTGACGGTCGGCTCGGTCACACACCCCATGGAGGAGAAGCACTTCATCGGTTTCGTCGCGGTGCTAAGCGGCGCACAGGTCTCCCTTCGTTTCCTCTCGCCCGGGGACACGCCCAGCTTCACGCTCTCCGACGAACACTGCGACGCCGTTTACGCCTGGTGCAATCTGCATGGCCTCTGGAAGGCGCAGCTCTGA
- a CDS encoding rubrerythrin family protein: MPELKGSNTEKNLETAFAGESQARNKYTYYASQAKKDGFEQIAALFLETAENEKEHAKLWFKLLHGGHVPGTAENLKDAAAGEHYEWTDMYKNFAEEARREGFTDIAFLFDKVAAIEAEHEQRYLTLLSNVENDLVFRKGKKVYWICRNCGHIHEGLFAPEKCPTCNHPKAYFEQRSLNWR, encoded by the coding sequence ATGCCTGAACTGAAGGGGTCCAACACCGAAAAAAACTTGGAGACTGCGTTTGCCGGCGAGAGCCAGGCCCGCAACAAATACACGTATTATGCTTCGCAGGCCAAAAAAGACGGTTTTGAGCAGATCGCGGCGCTCTTTTTGGAGACTGCGGAGAACGAGAAAGAACACGCGAAACTCTGGTTCAAGCTGTTGCACGGCGGCCATGTCCCCGGCACGGCGGAAAACCTCAAGGACGCCGCGGCCGGCGAACACTACGAGTGGACCGACATGTACAAAAACTTCGCCGAAGAGGCCCGCCGGGAGGGTTTCACCGACATCGCTTTCCTCTTCGACAAGGTGGCCGCCATCGAGGCGGAGCATGAACAGCGCTACTTAACCCTCCTCTCCAACGTAGAAAACGACCTCGTCTTCCGGAAGGGCAAGAAAGTCTATTGGATCTGCCGCAACTGCGGCCACATCCACGAGGGCCTCTTCGCCCCCGAAAAGTGCCCGACTTGCAACCATCCCAAGGCCTATTTCGAACAGCGCAGCCTCAACTGGCGCTGA